The window TGTGCGGGCCGTCCTTGGTCTCGATGCATTCGCAGGCGACGCCCGGGCCGATCACTTCGGACAGACCGTAGATGTCGATGGCGTCGATGCCCAGCCGCGTCTCGATCTCGCGGCGCATCTCGTTGGTCCAGGGCTCGGCGCCGAACACACCGATGCGCAGCGTCGTCGAGGCGGGGTCGATGCCCTGCTCCTGCAGCCCGTCGGCGACCGTGAGCATGTAGGACGGGGTCGCCATCATCATCGTCGGCTTGAACTCGCGGATCAGCTGGATCTGCTTCTCGGTGTTGCCACCGCCCATCGGGATCATGGTCGCGCCCAGCGCCTCGCCGCCGTAGTGGGCGCCGAGACCGCCGGTGAAGAGGCCGTAGCCGTAGGAGTTGAGGATGATGTCGTCGGGGGTGCCGCCGGCCGCACGCAGCGAACGCGCGACCACCGAGCCCCACATCGCGATGTCGTTTTTCGTGTAGCCAACCACCGTCGGCAGGCCCGTGGTACCCGAGGACGCATGCACGCGCACGATGTCGCGCATCGGCACGGCGAACAGTCCGTAGGGATAGTTCTCGCGCAGCTCCTTCTTGGTCGTGAAGGGGAAGCGCGAGAGGTCGGAGAGCTGCTTGAGGTCCGACGGGTGCACGCCCGCCGCGTCGAAAGCCTGACGATAGTGCGCGACGTTGTCGTAAGCGTGCTGCAGGCTCCACTTGAGCCGTTCGAGCTGCAGCGCGGCGAGTTCGTCGCGGCTCGCCTTCTCGATCGGATCGAGCGTCTCCGGCGCCGCGCCCTTCCCCATTGCACCTTTAGCTGCTGCAAAACCGTCCCTAGCCGACATGTGCGTGCTCCGTCATACGTTCAACGAATTTCTGGTTTTCAACGACTTTCTTCTGGATGTGTTCGACCTGCTCCGGCGACAGATGGCGGAAGCGGCCCATCGCCTTGAGATAGTCGGTGACCGGCAGCGGATCATCCACCGATTTCGTGAAGTGTAGCCCGTCCTGCGGGGTATATTCCCACAGCATCACGAAGTTGGTCTCGACAGCCTTGCGCGCGACTTCCATGTTGAGGTTCGACGGGAAGCGCCAGCCGGTCGTGCAGGGCGAATAGACGTGCAGGTAGGCGAAACCGGTCTTGGACGCGGCGATGGCCTTGTCGAGCTTGTCGTAGAGGTCCTCCATGTAGGCCGTGGAGGCCGTGGCGACGTAGGCGCAGCGGTGGTTCACCATGATCAGCGGCAGGTTCTTCGCGTCCTGCGTCTTGCCGTGCGAGGCCTCGCCCACCGGCGTCGTCGAGGTCCAGGCGCCGTAGGGCGTGCAACTCGAACGCTGCATGCCGGTGTTCATGTAGCCCTCGTTGTCGACCACCATGAACAGCATCTGCTCGCCGCGCTCGGCCGCGCCGGAGAGCGACTGGAAGCCGACGTCCGACGCCCCGCCGTCGCCGGCGATCGCCAGCGCCTGCACGTCGCGGCCGACGCGCTTGTACTGGCGCTTGATGCCGGCCAGCATCGCCGCGGTGTTGGTGAGCAGCGGGTGGAAGACGGGAACCTTGGTGCCGGTGGTGCCGTTGAAGCCGACCGAGCCCATGCCCGGCACGCAGCCCGGGGGCGTCGCGAGCACGGTGTCGGGGCCGACGCGGCGCAGCGTGTGGCGCATCAGGAGTTCCGTGTTGCAGCCCTGGCAGCCGGCGAGGCCCGGTGCGAAGAGGTCTTCCCAGTCGCCGACTTCGTTGTAGATGTTGGCGGTGGTGACGTATTTCAGCGCGCCGTGCGGACAGGCGGGCACGCACGCCGGGTTGCCGTCGCAGGTGTCGCACTTCGACACGTGGCCTGCGGTTTCATCCAGCGCGATGCCGGCGTAGGCACAGCCGACGGTGCACAGGAGGCAATCGACGCATTTGCTCGCGTCCCAGCCGATCACGCCGGTGGTGCCATCCTTGTTCAGCGCGCCCGCGGGGCAGACGGTCACGCACTTCGGGTCGGCGCACTGGCGGCACAGCGCGAGTTCAAAGGTCTTGTCCGGCGCGCCCTCGCGGCCATAGATCTGGATGCGCGAACGCGCGATGTCGTCCGTGCCGGTCTTGGCCTGCGCGCAGGCCGTCATGCAATCGCCGCAACCGTCGCACTTGGCGGGGTCGAAGGCGATGGTGCTGTAAGCTCGTCCCATTGATGGCTCCTTAGCGCCAGGTCTGCGACATGATTTCGCGGCCCACTGCGAGCGGGTTCGCGACGAAGCGGCTGCGCAGCGGTGTGAGGTCGATGCGGCGCAGGATCAGCTGCGCCATGACGCCGCCGTCGAAGAATTCGTTCACCCCGAAGATGCCGGTGAGGCAGCCGTCCGGCGCGAAGATCGCCTTGAGGTAGCGCCCGGTCTTCTCGTCGAAGCGCGTGACCACCTCGCCCCCCTCCGGCACCGTGCTCGACCCGACCGAAATCGCGTGGCGGCCGAAGAAGTGATAGGTGTTGAGCGGCACGCCGCTCGCGTAATCCTTGATGCCGGGGTCGCCCGCCATCGCCATGCCGGCGACGCGCCCCTGGATCGTGGCGTCGGGCAGGATCGCGTTCATCACTTTCGTATCGGTGAAGAAGCCGCGCGCCTGCGCACAGTCGCCTGCGGCCCACACGTTGGCGGCAGTGGTCTGCATGCGGTCATCGACGAGGATGCCCTGCTGGTGCTCGACGCCACTGCCGTTGAGGTAGGCCATGTCCGGCTTCACCCCGGTCGCGACGAGCAGCAGGTCGGCTTCCAGCGTCGTGCCGTTTTCCAACGTGAGCTTCGCGCCCGCCGCCGAGGGTTCGAGGCGCACGACGCGGCTGCCGGTCATGATCTTCGCCCCCGCGTCGCGGAAGGCTTGCTCGATCATGTCGGCGGCGACCTTGTCGAAGTAGCCGGACGTGAGCTGGTCGCTCATCTCGACGATGGTGACGCTCGCGCCGGCTTTCACGAGGTTCTCGGCGGCGTGCATGCCGACGAGGCCCGCGCCGAGCACGACCGCCTGCTTCGATTTGGCGATCGCGCCGCGCAGCTTCAGCGCGTCATCCAGCGTGCGCAGCACGTGGAACGAGACCGTGTCGATGCCGGGGATGGGCGGGATCGCGGGCGAGGCGCCGGTCGCGAGCAACAGCTTTTCATAGACGACGGAGGATCCGTCTGCGAGCTCGGCGGTGTTGCGGTCGGCGTGCAGCGCCTTCAGCGCCGACTCGGGCCGGTAGCTCACCTTGTTGCGGGCGAAGAAGTCTTCGTCGCGCAGGAAGATGCGCGCGGGCGCGGACTTGCCGGACACGACGTAGGGCAGCACGGTGGGCGAGTACGGCAGGTGCGAATCGCGCGTGACGACGGTGAGGCTTCCCTCCGGGTCGTGCATGCGGATCGCGTTGATCGCCTCGAGCGCCGCGTGGCTGCTGCCGGCGATCAGGTATTTGGTGTGTTCGATGGCTCGGTCCATGCTGGCCTCAATCCTTTTCGTTGAGCCACACGGGCTCGGTCGGGGCGGCTACGCCGTTCAGGAGGGCTTCGGTCTCGGCGATCACGCGATGCACGTGTGGGATCGTGATGTCGGCACCGGCCAGCCCGCCGATGAAGCTCATCGAGGGGATGAAGCGGCCGAGGCGATACAGCACGCCCAGCGTCTCCTGGTACATCGGCCCGCAGTTCCAGCGGAAGCCTACCGAGCGGTCGATCACGCCCAGCGCCTTGACCTTGCCCAGCGCCTTCATCAACGCCTCGACCGGGAAGGGGCTGAAGGTCTTGATTTTGACGAGGCCGACCTTCTTGCCGGCGTCGCGCGCCTCGTCGACCGCGTCCTTCGCGGCGCCGGACATGCTGCCGAGCGTCATGATCGCGAAGTCGGCGTCGTCGAGGCGGTACTCCTCGACCAGCGGCGCGAAGCTGCGGCCGATGCGCTTCGCCCAGTCGGCGTGCACCTCCTCGATCACGCGCAGCGCATTTTGCATGCCGGCGCACTGGCCCTTGCGGTAGCGCACAAAGGTCTGCGGGCCCTTGCCGGTGGTGCCGCCGGTGAGCGGATCGACCGCCATCGGGCGCAGCGGGTCGAGCGCGACGTGCCAGTTCACGTCCTTCTCGCCCATGAATTCATCCACGTCCGCCTGGTCCGGCATCTCGACGCGCGAGGCGCCGTAGGACAGGTAGTTGCCGTCGAGGCACACGTTCACCGGCAGCATCACGTCGTGGTGCTCGGCGATCTTGAACGCCATCACGGTGGTGTCGAGCACTTCCTGCACGCTCTCGCAATACACCTGGATCCAGCCCGCCTCGCGCACCGTCATCGCGTCCTGGTGGCCGCCCCACACCGATTGCGGCGTGATGCCGTCGCGCGTGACGATGGTCAGCACGATCGGCAGGCGCATGCCGGGGGTGCGGAAATACGGCTCGAACATGAAGGCGAGGCCGGGGCCGCAGGTCGCGGTGTAGGTGCGCGCACCGGCGAGCGCCCCGCCCTGCAGCACGGACAGCACCGAGTGCTCGCCTTCGGCATCGACGATGTCGGCGTCCATGCGGCCGTCGGCGATCAGCTTCGCGAGGTGCTCGACGAGCGAGGACTGCGGCGTGATCGGGTACACCGACACCATGTCGGGCCGCGCGAGCGCGACGCCCAGCGCGGCGGCCTCGTTGCCTTCGGCGAGGATCACCTTCTGCTTGCGCGGCGCTTCGGCTGCCGCGGCCTTTTCCAGCGTGGCTGTCGTCATTGGGCTTCCCCCACCATCGTGATTGCCCGCTGCGGGCACTCGTTCGCGCAGATGCCACAGCCCTTGCAGGTCTTGAGGTTGAAGTCGAACCACGCGGCGTGCTCCTCGACGCACTGCACCGGGCAGTACAGCCAGCACACCGCGCATTTCACGCATTTGTCGCGGTTCACCACCGGGCGCATGCTGCGCCAGTCGCCCGGCAGCATCGGGCTGACGACGGTCGCGACCGGACAGAGGTCGTCGGGAACGCCGGCCTGCTCCAGGTTGAAGAGTGGATAACTGTGGTGCCGGCTCATGCCGCAGCCCTCCTTTCGATGCGATGCACGACCACCTCGGCGTAGCCGCGCTCCAGCGCCATCATGTTCTGCGCGAGGCCGGCGTCGCGGAAGTCGGAGTCTTCCAGCGAACGCTTGAGCGAGTCGAGCGACACGACGCCAGTCGTCTTGGCGAAGGCGCCGAGCATCAGCGTGTTGGTGATCGGGCGCTTGAAGATCTCGAGCGCGATCTTCACCGCGTCGAGCAGACCGACCGTGCCGACGCAGTCGGGCAGCGCAAGCTCCGCGAGCGGTTGGTGCGTGGCCTGCACCAGGGCGCCGTGCGCCTTCATGCCGGCGAAGATATCGACGGATTTCGTCAGCGCCGGATCGACGCATACGATGCAGTCGGGTTGGTAGATGTTCGTGAGCTGGCGGATCTCGCGGTCGCTCATTCTCAGGAAGGACACCACCGGCGCGCCGCGGCGCTCGAACCCGAAGGACGGGATCGACACCGCGTACTTGCCCTCCTCGACCATCGCCGCGGCCAACATGCCGGACGCCATCACCGAACCCTGGCCGCCTCGGCCATGGAATCTCACTTCGTACATCTGGTCTCCTCCTGCAGTGCAGGGATGGGGCTCGATGGCCCCGCGTTGTTGTTCAACTGCCTGTACGACGAAACACCCCCAAACCGTTCGGGCTGAGCCCGTCGAAGCCTTACCACTGCCCTCCGACAAGCCCAGGGCGAACGGAGCCTTATTTTCCGCTGCTAACTTGCGCCTCCCCAACCCGGCTTCACGCCGGCACCGGACGCTCCACGACCGCGCACCGGCAGGTGCGGCAGCGCGAAACCCTGCGTGAAAGCGGCGCGCCGGACCAGCGTGTACTTGAACCGCCAGCCCCCCGCGACGGCCGCAAGGCCGGCAAGGACGAGTGCCGCGCCGGCAACCGGCGCACCGAGCACGCCGACCAGCAGCAGGATCGCCGGCAGCAGGTTGCCGTATTTCAGGAACTGTCCGTCGATCGCGGAGAGCGCACGCAGGCTGCCGACCGGCGCACCATCGCTGCGCAGACCGCGCAGGTAGTTGCGCCACAGCAGCACGCGGATGAGGAGCAGCACCAGCACGCCGACTGCGACCGCGATCTGCCCGGCGGCGTGCGGAATCAGGAAAGGGGCCGCGACCGCCAGCAGGCTCGCGCCTTCGGCAAAACCCGTCGCAGCCACCAGTGGCAGGCAGCGCCGATGGCGCCAGGCCGGAATGCCCTTGTCGGCGGCGAGGATGCGCGCCTGCGCATAGACGAAGCAGGCGCCGAACGCCCCCGTCAGCAGCACGAAGAGGCTTTGCCCCGTTGCCAGCGCCAGCACGCCCGAACCGAACACGAAGGGCGCGACGGCCGCCTCGCGCGTCATCCACGAGGTTGCCGCATGACGATAGACGTTGAGCGCCCGCCACGGCTTGCCGATCTCGAACCACACGCAGGTGAGCCCTGCGCCGATCAGCGCCATGCCCGCGACGAGCAGCGCGCGCGCGTCCGCCCCCCACAGGCTCGCGAAGGCGGCGAACGCGAGCAACCCGCCGCCCGCACCGCCGGCGATGAAGTTCGACGCCGCACGCCAATCCCAGTTGTTTTGCTGGCGCGGCCCCACGCGGTCGCCGGCGCGCATCTTTCCCGATTGCTTGCTCATGTCTGACCCGCTCACGCCTTGTCCCAGATGTAATACACGCCCGGACCGGTGCCGAGCTCCTCGTGCATGCGGAAAGTCTTGTTCTCGGCGATCAGGCGGCTGACCTTGCTGTCCGGATCGTCGATGTCGCCGAAGGCCATCGCGCCCGAGATGCAGGAATTCACGCAGGCCGGCGTGACTTCCGGGTCGCGTCCCGGCACCTGGCCGGTCTTCGCCGCGAGGTCGATGCGGTCGATGCAGAAGGTGCATTTCATCGACACGCCGATGCGCGCCGGGTCGAAGCGGACCTCCTCCGACTGGATCGGCTTGTCGCCGTACGCGAACTTCGCCTCATGCACGATCGAGCGCGCCTCGTACGGACAGGCCATCACGCAGTTCGCGCAGCCGATGCAGGTGTCGTAGTCGATGGCGACGAGCCCGTCCGGCCGCTTGGTCGTCGCCTTGGTCGGGCACACTTCTTCGCACGGCGGCTCGTCGCAATGCATGCACGCGACCGGCAGGAAGCTGCGGCGCACGTTCGGGAATTCACCGGTTTCGAGGTCCAGCACACGCCGCCACTGCACGCCCGGCGGCGTCGCGTTGGCGTTCTTGCATGCGGCGGTGCAGGTCTGGCAGCCCACGCAGCGGCGCAGGTCGATGGCCATCACGTAGCGGGTCATACAGCCTCCTTGGACGCGACCTTGCGCACTGCAACGCGGACGATGTCCGAGCCCGAGCCCGTCGCGTCCGTCAGCTCCATCGACATCGGCGCGATCGAGTTCAGGCTGGGCATGCCGAAGTCCTTGGCGAGCGGCGTCGCCCAGTGGTCGAACTGGCCCAGGATCACCAGCGTGTCGGGTCGCACACCCTGCGCGAGCACCGCGTCGCCGTAGGTCGCGCCGATGTGCGAGCGCACCTCGATGCGGTCGCCGTCACTGATGCCCAGGCTCTTCGCGGTCTTCGCGTTCATGATCACGCCAGTATGGCCACGCACGTTCTGCGAGACCTCGCGCATCAACGCAATGCTGGCGTTGCCGCCGGTGTGGTACTGCATGCTCTTGGTCGCGAGCAGCCACAGCGGGAAGTCCTCGGGCTTGCCGCCCGCGTTGGCGATCTGCTGCGTCCAGCGGCCCGGCACGTCGTGCCATTCGGGCAGCGCGGCGTATTCGGAGAGCTGCTCGTCCCACCAGTGCATCTTCTGCTCGTGCAGGCGGTTGCCGAGCTCGCGGCCGATGCGCAGCAGACGCTCCTGATAGGGCATCTCGTAGCGCAGGCCCTGCTGCGCCAATGTCGGGCTCAGGTACCACTCGGTCTTCGACATCGGCACGGTGTAGAAGCCGTGCTCCTTGAACCACTCCAGGTCATGCACCTCGCGCCCTTCGGAAAGGCTCGCGCTCGACGCGCGGCACACGGCGTCCCAGATCTCCTCGACGCCGTGCTCGGCCTTCGTATCGAGGCTGTAGTCGTAGTGCTCCGCCTTCAGCGGCGCACCGCCGCCCGCGCCGCGGTTG is drawn from Azoarcus sp. DN11 and contains these coding sequences:
- the paaK gene encoding phenylacetate--CoA ligase PaaK yields the protein MGKGAAPETLDPIEKASRDELAALQLERLKWSLQHAYDNVAHYRQAFDAAGVHPSDLKQLSDLSRFPFTTKKELRENYPYGLFAVPMRDIVRVHASSGTTGLPTVVGYTKNDIAMWGSVVARSLRAAGGTPDDIILNSYGYGLFTGGLGAHYGGEALGATMIPMGGGNTEKQIQLIREFKPTMMMATPSYMLTVADGLQEQGIDPASTTLRIGVFGAEPWTNEMRREIETRLGIDAIDIYGLSEVIGPGVACECIETKDGPHIWEDHFYPEIIDPVTGEVLPDGTPGELVFTSLTKEALPIIRYRTRDLTMLLPGTARTMRRMGKITGRSDDMLIIRGVNVFPTQIEEIILRHDQLCGHYQLQITRPGHMDELTVLAEVRHDLSDALTDAQRSKIAAEIRHEIKSRVGVSADVQIVDTGRIERTQVGKAKRVIDKRPKG
- the padI gene encoding NADH-dependent phenylglyoxylate dehydrogenase subunit beta, whose product is MGRAYSTIAFDPAKCDGCGDCMTACAQAKTGTDDIARSRIQIYGREGAPDKTFELALCRQCADPKCVTVCPAGALNKDGTTGVIGWDASKCVDCLLCTVGCAYAGIALDETAGHVSKCDTCDGNPACVPACPHGALKYVTTANIYNEVGDWEDLFAPGLAGCQGCNTELLMRHTLRRVGPDTVLATPPGCVPGMGSVGFNGTTGTKVPVFHPLLTNTAAMLAGIKRQYKRVGRDVQALAIAGDGGASDVGFQSLSGAAERGEQMLFMVVDNEGYMNTGMQRSSCTPYGAWTSTTPVGEASHGKTQDAKNLPLIMVNHRCAYVATASTAYMEDLYDKLDKAIAASKTGFAYLHVYSPCTTGWRFPSNLNMEVARKAVETNFVMLWEYTPQDGLHFTKSVDDPLPVTDYLKAMGRFRHLSPEQVEHIQKKVVENQKFVERMTEHAHVG
- the padH gene encoding NADH-dependent phenylglyoxylate dehydrogenase subunit epsilon — its product is MDRAIEHTKYLIAGSSHAALEAINAIRMHDPEGSLTVVTRDSHLPYSPTVLPYVVSGKSAPARIFLRDEDFFARNKVSYRPESALKALHADRNTAELADGSSVVYEKLLLATGASPAIPPIPGIDTVSFHVLRTLDDALKLRGAIAKSKQAVVLGAGLVGMHAAENLVKAGASVTIVEMSDQLTSGYFDKVAADMIEQAFRDAGAKIMTGSRVVRLEPSAAGAKLTLENGTTLEADLLLVATGVKPDMAYLNGSGVEHQQGILVDDRMQTTAANVWAAGDCAQARGFFTDTKVMNAILPDATIQGRVAGMAMAGDPGIKDYASGVPLNTYHFFGRHAISVGSSTVPEGGEVVTRFDEKTGRYLKAIFAPDGCLTGIFGVNEFFDGGVMAQLILRRIDLTPLRSRFVANPLAVGREIMSQTWR
- the padG gene encoding NADH-dependent phenylglyoxylate dehydrogenase subunit alpha codes for the protein MTTATLEKAAAAEAPRKQKVILAEGNEAAALGVALARPDMVSVYPITPQSSLVEHLAKLIADGRMDADIVDAEGEHSVLSVLQGGALAGARTYTATCGPGLAFMFEPYFRTPGMRLPIVLTIVTRDGITPQSVWGGHQDAMTVREAGWIQVYCESVQEVLDTTVMAFKIAEHHDVMLPVNVCLDGNYLSYGASRVEMPDQADVDEFMGEKDVNWHVALDPLRPMAVDPLTGGTTGKGPQTFVRYRKGQCAGMQNALRVIEEVHADWAKRIGRSFAPLVEEYRLDDADFAIMTLGSMSGAAKDAVDEARDAGKKVGLVKIKTFSPFPVEALMKALGKVKALGVIDRSVGFRWNCGPMYQETLGVLYRLGRFIPSMSFIGGLAGADITIPHVHRVIAETEALLNGVAAPTEPVWLNEKD
- the padF gene encoding NADH-dependent phenylglyoxylate dehydrogenase subunit delta; translated protein: MSRHHSYPLFNLEQAGVPDDLCPVATVVSPMLPGDWRSMRPVVNRDKCVKCAVCWLYCPVQCVEEHAAWFDFNLKTCKGCGICANECPQRAITMVGEAQ
- the padE gene encoding NADH-dependent phenylglyoxylate dehydrogenase subunit gamma, translated to MYEVRFHGRGGQGSVMASGMLAAAMVEEGKYAVSIPSFGFERRGAPVVSFLRMSDREIRQLTNIYQPDCIVCVDPALTKSVDIFAGMKAHGALVQATHQPLAELALPDCVGTVGLLDAVKIALEIFKRPITNTLMLGAFAKTTGVVSLDSLKRSLEDSDFRDAGLAQNMMALERGYAEVVVHRIERRAAA
- a CDS encoding DmsC/YnfH family molybdoenzyme membrane anchor subunit, with the protein product MSKQSGKMRAGDRVGPRQQNNWDWRAASNFIAGGAGGGLLAFAAFASLWGADARALLVAGMALIGAGLTCVWFEIGKPWRALNVYRHAATSWMTREAAVAPFVFGSGVLALATGQSLFVLLTGAFGACFVYAQARILAADKGIPAWRHRRCLPLVAATGFAEGASLLAVAAPFLIPHAAGQIAVAVGVLVLLLIRVLLWRNYLRGLRSDGAPVGSLRALSAIDGQFLKYGNLLPAILLLVGVLGAPVAGAALVLAGLAAVAGGWRFKYTLVRRAAFTQGFALPHLPVRGRGASGAGVKPGWGGAS
- a CDS encoding 4Fe-4S dicluster domain-containing protein, with the protein product MTRYVMAIDLRRCVGCQTCTAACKNANATPPGVQWRRVLDLETGEFPNVRRSFLPVACMHCDEPPCEEVCPTKATTKRPDGLVAIDYDTCIGCANCVMACPYEARSIVHEAKFAYGDKPIQSEEVRFDPARIGVSMKCTFCIDRIDLAAKTGQVPGRDPEVTPACVNSCISGAMAFGDIDDPDSKVSRLIAENKTFRMHEELGTGPGVYYIWDKA